Part of the Spea bombifrons isolate aSpeBom1 chromosome 3, aSpeBom1.2.pri, whole genome shotgun sequence genome, ATAGCCAATGACATCATCTGGGTAGCAAAACACAGCTTGTTAAGGATGGGAGAAAAGAACAACAGTGTGCTACCTCAAATCATCATGTGACCATTGAATATGGAGTAAACGTGGATATTGACTAAATATTGCCTGGAAGTAGAACAAGCTACCATGGTCTGTTCCCATAGGAATGGCATTGAGCATTTGATTTTGATATATCTTAAATTTCCACGTACAGCCTCATATTCCTACAACATGTTTAGTGTAAAACTACAAATAAGTTTGAGTATATAGGTTTAATGGCTCCTATTTATCTTCCAACATAATATAGGTTTCTTTGAGTGTCTGGAATAACaaccaagcagaagtggtagaataTAACACACATCAGCCGATGACCAAGATTGTGACCGAACCAATGCCAATGGAATAAAACATGGAACAACGTATTCTTATCGGATGTCCAAACCTATAATTGTAAAGCCTGTATTGATTTTGATATTGAGAGGGGTTGAAGACCAGCCTACACAAAAAGAAGCCTTTTAACCTGATTTATGATCAAGCTGATTAGCTGAAGGAGCACTTGAAGATTATATCAACACAAGCAAGCACTTTGCATGTTAAGCTACTACGGTTAAGAATGAAGTTACTGGAACATCCTCAAAGTTTCGGACACTTCTTTGTATTGTTTAATCGTGATGATGGATCATTACAAAAATGATTCCAGGAGGATAAACAGAGATTTGATTGTGGACAAGATACAAGGCTGACTCTGAAATCACAAAGAGAAAATTAAGACCAGACTACAACTAActtcattttaaatacacaactCAAGAAGCCACATATAAAAGATGAATAACTTCACAGAGGCGACCATAGTTTGTCAACGTAATAGGATTGTGCTGACAAAAGTCATGCCAGCACTGTACActattgtctttatttttggCCTACTCTTGAATGGGTTGAATTTGTGGATTTTTTGCTATATTCCAAACGAAAGAAGTTTCATTGtttatcttaaaaacattgttatTGCTGATCTTTTAATGACACTTACATTCCCTCTGAAAATTCTAAGCGATGCAGAAATCGGACCCCAACTGTTACCCATAGTGGTCTGTAGGTTTTCAGctgtgattttttatttaaatatgtatataggaaTTCTATTTTTGGGAATCCTTGGTCTTGATagatattacaaaataatgagACCCATGCAGTCCTCTGTTTTTCAAACTGTCACCTATAGCAAAATCATTTCTGCCATTGTATGGATATTAATGGCAATACTTACTCTACCCAATATGATCCTAACCAATCGGTGGCAACCATCCAATGGGACGACCAAGCCTAACTGTGCCGGGCTAAAAAGCAAACTTGGTATACAATGGCACAGCGCTTCTAATTACATTTCTATAATTATATTTGTGTTCGTGTTTGTCTTACTAATTAGTGTTTATGTATCTATTTCAAGAAAGATATATAAATCTCATCAAAGATTTAGAAGATGTTCTGATGCAAAAAGGAAGTCGAGGAGAAATATATAcagcattttgtttgttttctttgtttgctTTGTCCCATATCATGTTTGTCGAATCCCCTACACATTAAGCCAGACAGGCTTTTCTTACAGCTGCCAGATCCAAAACACCTTGCTTTATATTAAAGAAGTGACTCTGCTCATGTCAGCATCCAATGTCTGTCTGGATCCTGTAATTTATTTCTTCATGTGCCAGCCATTCCGGAAAATGCTctttaaaaaattacatattcaGGACAACATTCCAGAGACGGAGAAGACAGACAGAAATTCAACCACTCTGAATGGGATAATGTAAAGCTTAATGTCTGCTTAATATAGTTAAGCTAATTACAATATTGTGCACTTTTGGACCATTTAAAATAGATGGCCCATCTAAGAAGTATTAAAGTCAtctattcattaaaatgtatatttttatgtatgtataagtcaattaacacacccacacacacttacatccatgtgattgtaagctcacaaagTGGCCTCTTCTCCTTATGTCTtaatatgtgttaatgttattggcagttttgtatattgtcagttttaatgttattgttaattctcATGCTattgcaaataaaacataatgttaGTGTCCatctaatataaaaataatgtctgTTCTAAAAGaagctattattttattttcaaattcaTTTAGATGTTCAATGCCACTTCTCAGCTGATAAATTGAAATGCAGCCTATTGCTATTAGCTATTAGCGTCCCTTTCATATTTACGGACACTCATCAGAACTTGCAGCAGTTCAAAACTACATAAATAATGGAGATAAATCGTATTACAAATCCTATCAAAGTAGCCGATTGATGGTTAGCCATAGAACCTACTGTATAAGTTTAAAGGCCATATAAGTTGGCAGGAGAATATTTAACTTGGCTGTATGCTCAGGTCTGTACTTTTCGAACACCTTTAGAGATTTAGCGCACAATAGAAGCCCATCCAGAGTAGGACTCTGTAAACACAGCTGTGTAGAAAAACACAGGCCTTAGCTGTCtgtttattgtgtgtgttttttcacattttagcaGAGGGATAGTTAGTGGTCATGGTTTCGTGCTTCTCAATGGCTTACCAGACACTAGATGATGAGGAACATTAGGTTAAATGCTAAACTGACAGCTATGTAAACAGGTTTTTGCAAACCCTGTGAATTTCCTGCTTACATTAGCATGCTTTTTAAAAATCAAGAAAGCCTATTAAATGTTCATAAACAAGGTAATTAATCAACACTTAGGTAAGGAGTGCATTTCAAAGGCAATATAATGtacaataaaagtatattttgaaGCAATAATCTACTATATAGTATAAATGTGGGGGAGCTTATTTTGTGAATgtatttttaacacaaaaatacttttctaagtaagaatatttttgaaattatCACACTTTCCCCCCTAATTTATGTagagtgggggtgtggcctataatcgggggtTTAGCTCAAAGATGCGCAATTTGTATTGCCTGGGACATGTAGTTCCGGAGCGCCGGGCAAGGATCCAGGTccaccgcagcgctgcaggggacctggatcctcctctctagcagccGGTGGATGTGTGTGCGAtgtgtgtagacaacctccgctgctgcctggcacttccaccggggcttctatgacggagagccagcgtgacatgaccttccggtgctccatcatagaagccccagcggaagtgccgggcagcagcagaggttgtctacgtgcatcgtgcagatgtctgCCCCCAATAAACACAAGGAAATCTGGAGCACAGAGGGCAAgtttggggatgcattggtaactCTAGAGGATAGATTCCCATATCTGGGGatcagagtgacatatctgggaaGTATGTGGCGTATCAGGGgaacagagtgacatatcaaggggcagagtggcatatagggggtacaaggcatatctggggacctTAAAATAGCTATAAAGTATGAGTATTGTATTATAGCCTTTTTAAGGCATCCCTTAATTAATGATGCACTCTATaagtaacatgcattatgaattagggggggaccttaaaatggatattggttttccaaatttctgtttgtatataacatatgctgtcAAAAGCAgtactaactgcataatagataacaaaattttaaaaatacatgtagtCCTGGACATTTAATGAAAAACTGTTTTAACAtgccactaatgtgtattttttcttttaaaaatgttttccttaaaatagcaccaaactataagaGTGCGGCTTATAATCAAGCCAATATGGTAATAATGtaacaaatagaaaaatgtaaagaaaagacattattttaaaatatatgtatgtatgtacagatgtttttattgttaaacaTGTACTAATATaaatttttattgcatttagtTTGATATGGcattctttaaatgtatttttagatttggattgtataataacatatttataccaaatatttctatgaaataacagaaatcattattaaaaatgCTCTACTTTATATTACacaagtgtatatgtgtggatcaataaaaaaaaatgtgcaatatgGATTTAACATTTGGTTTGTGCAAAACATTACTGACCTCTAGTGTCAAAAATAACCATGACACCCTGATATGGACACCTTTATTTACTGATAGAAGATACACCAATTAGCCAGAAGATTATGACCACCAGGTGGGGCCTCCATCGATGCATCCTGGTCCCATGTGTtttccaggtaagcaacgcacccggccatccacgtgatgtaaaagaaaatgtgaatcATCAGATCAGGCCGCCTTCTTCTTTTCCTCCGTGgttcagttcttatgctcacgtgcccattgtaggcactttcaaCAGTgggcaggggtcagcatggatAACCTGACTGGTTTGTGGCTCCGCAGTCCCATATGCAATCAGAACCAGAATcattaacattttcagcaatGTGAGCTACACACAGGTCAAcctatgcccccccccacgaGCACCAATGAGCCTTGATCTGGGGCctagtatgtatatattgaaTCTACATCTGAATCCACTAGCCCCACACAATGACCTGAATGAGCATCTGCACCTGTAAGACTCCTGCCTGGACCAGTCCCTGCAGTAGCGACACATACTAAAGAGGGAaattcatgttttgttaaagtggAATAGAACCttcaatatataatacaatgctAACACATTAGAAAACTGATATATCCTGATTGTTGTTTCCAAGACTTATTAGTCTTTTTCTTGTGGTTTTGGGACTTCCTGCCTTTGTAAAGCACTCTGCAGCTGGGTTTTCACATATTATAAATAGATACCCGCTCTATGAGAGAGTATAAGAGCATCTTTACAGATTAGCCatgcactggaaaaaaaatgtatttatttgcaacACCGTTGTCTGGAATTGAGGTTGGTTTCCCCATCATCAAATAAATTGCAATAACATAATTTTTTGTCGCCAAATAAAAGGAACAGTACCTCATAGTAGACCTGGTATGGCAAAATAATTCACATGCATCAACGAGCACGAAAGCGGCTTGTAATGGCATTAAGCGGTTTGTAATGGTGGCTACAGGTGTTAACGAATGGACGAATCATGACAAATTTTTTGCTATTCAGTTTCGTCAATTTCGACAGGGATTGCCCTCGTTTTTGTTGATTTGGACAAATGCACAAAACAGacacttttcattaaaaataaaaaaaagtctgtccgaaaacaaatgcaaacatcTACTGCCTATCATATGCCAATGCCTGCCCAGGCCACATGCATTTCAACTGCTCCTTCTCAATactgttctttttatttttcaaatataggGGAAATTCAGTTCAGCTTTTATTGAATACTGTagaaattcagtcctgtacCAAGGGGCTGCATGTCTATATCTCCCAGTGCCTGCCCAGGCACAGTGTCTTATTGCAGGGCTGGATGTGTCTAGCTACCGTGTATTTCCAGTGCCCTACTATGACTTCTGCTGCTGCCATTTTACCTTTAATGGTCTAATTTATGGAGAAATTTAGTCCCATAACATGCTGCTAGATGTGTATCCATTGGTTCAGTGCTTCAGGTGCTGCTGGTGTTCCTGAAGTGCAAAATCAAGTTTGGATCTCTGCTTAAACCATGAGATGGTGCTGCTGTAGGTGAGTTCAggaggtgtcagggacctccccTTTTTGGGATTAAAGATATCAAGCCCCAAATCTGAAACATGCACCCCATCCTTACTAAACAAACCAGGGCAAAACTCCTCCAAAGCAAAATGCAGAACAACCACCCCCTGCCTCTGTCATATAAAACTCGTTAATTTGTTAACTTTTCCATGGGCTAGGCTCCATAGCGCCCTATCCCTCGCATGGCGCCAATGACGTCTCGGAATCATCTCAGACCAAACCAACATCAAACCTGGGGCCAACTCAACAAACTCCATTGAACCGAGACAAAAAAGCAAGATCAGCCTGCATCGCCTTAGACATCCTGATCCGATGATGAGCGGCCCAAACCCCAGCAGTAGTCCTAGACAATGAACGTAAAAACACCCGACCTACCGGAATCACCCCACATGCAAAATTAAGGCGTCCAAGCAATGACTGCAGCACCCATAAAGTAAACTTTTTGGAAGACCGCACAGCCCCC contains:
- the P2RY14 gene encoding P2Y purinoceptor 14, which gives rise to MNNFTEATIVCQRNRIVLTKVMPALYTIVFIFGLLLNGLNLWIFCYIPNERSFIVYLKNIVIADLLMTLTFPLKILSDAEIGPQLLPIVVCRFSAVIFYLNMYIGILFLGILGLDRYYKIMRPMQSSVFQTVTYSKIISAIVWILMAILTLPNMILTNRWQPSNGTTKPNCAGLKSKLGIQWHSASNYISIIIFVFVFVLLISVYVSISRKIYKSHQRFRRCSDAKRKSRRNIYSILFVFFVCFVPYHVCRIPYTLSQTGFSYSCQIQNTLLYIKEVTLLMSASNVCLDPVIYFFMCQPFRKMLFKKLHIQDNIPETEKTDRNSTTLNGIM